The following coding sequences are from one Anolis sagrei isolate rAnoSag1 chromosome 6, rAnoSag1.mat, whole genome shotgun sequence window:
- the LOC132777755 gene encoding integrin alpha-M-like codes for MDCLSLLLCVGAIVLTPCHGFSLDTENPIIFRENAKGFGQSVVQFGSGANAGVLVGAPLQHGDVNETGKLYKCQTIPSKTGRCEDVVLQRPADAVNMSLSLSLSAQGSQLLVCGPTVQQTCGENIYLKGYCFLLDQNLAEVKRFPESLPDCPKQLTDIVFLMDGSGSIQRHEFPQMKTFITMIMKRFQNSNTQFALSQYSRSYREEFDFLEFQRVRNPDDLLRPVQQLHGATLTATYIQRVVRQQFVPEKGARPGASKVLIVITDGEKSGDPLEYSDVIPEAERAGITRFAIGVGKSFSGGKAKQELISIASQPEDDHVFPVDNFDALKDIQNKLQDKIFAIEGTQSKDSSSFQLEMSQEGFSALLTPDGPALGAVGAYDWSGGVFLYGSGGESSFINMSRFNKEMNDAYLGYSLQTIQLNGQRSYVLGAPRYQHAGKVVWFSQDNGQWKVQSELSTKEPIQIGSYFGATLCSVDLDRDTNTDLVLIGAPMYYDTVAGGRVYVFERKGESFLCSKELRGETNNPFGRFGASIAEIGEITGDQWTDVAVGAPMEDENRGTVYIFRGSRRSINQAYSQRIRSSQMANNLQYFGQAIGAGSDLTGDGLPDVTVGAEGQVLLLRSRPVLQVESRIIFEPSTIPLSAFECQDQGVLNKEISKATVCLAVKSDPRFTLGNSISSTIRYTLALDFGRSMIRAIFQGGSSTSTITEELQVGLRENCKEYRIKLPTCIEDSLTPLSLRLNYTLTGNLIQGTNNLRAILGEDEPHQFTAYLPFEKNCGKDGVCKDELKTSFNFSGLDTLVVGVTPEVNATVFIRNDGEDSYSTTLNFLYPSALSYRRFTLLKSNRVFFVINCHSIPTAEEDPVRNTTCNINHPIFRSGAEAIFIATFSISQDADFGLEVQINATAGSENNGPITRDMIHQEKLPVKYAVYIFVNTIDKSTKYVNFSVGQEDKNKAVEHIYEVKNTYKRKINVSVEFQFPVELSGTWVWNASLEFPKELSHLVNCVPGKQTAGSKDFVKKLSDRPVLDCSVATCKTVHCHIPFLENQLQFKIKGDTGFKWLSQTQQKKVTLVSSAQIFYDENKYTTKKEFVQSQANTVVEHLVPYNYLPIIIGSSIGGLVLLALIIAGLYKLGFFKRQYKAMMDEAGDAGNEAAGPSQDPTPAATKG; via the exons TGTTAACACCGTGCCATGGATTCAGTTTGGATACAGAAAATCCCATCATCTTCCGAGAGAACGCCAAGGGCTTTGGGCAGAGCGTTGTGCAGTTTGGAAGTGGAGCAAATGCTGG GGTGCTTGTTGGTGCCCCACTCCAGCATGGGGATGTGAATGAAACAGGAAAGCTGTATAAATGTCAAACAATACCAAGCAAAACTGGCAGATGCGAGGATGTTGTTTTGCAAA GACCTGCTGATGCAGTGAACATGTCTCTCAGCTTGTCTCTCTCCGCTCAAGGTTCTCAGTTGCTG GTGTGTGGTCCCACCGTGCAGCAGACTTGTGGTGAAAATATATACCTCAAGGGCTATTGCTTTCTCCTTGATCAGAATTTGGCAGAGGTGAAGCGCTTTCCTGAGAGTCTGCCAG ATTGTCCAAAGCAGCTCACAGACATAGTTTTCCTGATGGACGGTTCAGGAAGTATTCAACGCCATGAGTTTCCACAGATGAAGACATTTATAACTATGATCATGAAGCGTTTCCAAAATAGCAATACCCAG TTTGCCTTGTCTCAGTACTCACGTTCGTATCGAGAAGAGTTTGACTTCCTTGAATTCCAGAGAGTCAGAAATCCTGATGATTTGCTTAGACCAGTTCAGCAACTGCACGGGGCAACTTTGACAGCTACATATATCCAGAGAGTGGT GCGTCAACAATTTGTCCCAGAAAAAGGAGCCCGGCCTGGTGCCTCGAAAGTTCTCATAGTGATAACTGATGGAGAGAAATCAGGAGACCCCTTGGAGTACAGTGACGTCATCCCAGAGGCTGAACGTGCTGGCATCACCCGCTTTGCCATTGGG GTGGGGAAATCTTTCTCAGGAGGCAAAGCCAAGCAAGAGCTTATCAGTATTGCCTCTCAACCAGAGGATGATCATGTTTTCCCAGTGGACAACTTTGATGCTCTCAAGGACATCCAGAACAAACTCCAAGATAAAATTTTTGCCATTGAAG GGACACAATCCAAAGACAGCAGCTCCTTCCAGTTAGAGATGTCCCAGGAGGGATTCAGTGCCTTGCTGACCCCG GATGGCCCAGCGTTGGGAGCAGTAGGAGCCTATGACTGGTCCGGAGGGGTCTTCCTGTATGGAAGTGGTGGCGAATCAAGCTTTATCAATATGTCAAGATTCAATAAAGAAATGAATGATGCCTACCTTG GTTACTCACTGCAAACAATTCAATTGAATGGACAGCGCAGTTATGTGTTGGGGGCTCCTCGTTACCAACATGCTGGCAAGGTTGTCTGGTTCAGCCAGGACAATGGGCAATGGAAAGTACAATCAGAGCTGTCCACAAAAGAG CCCATCCAGATTGGCTCCTACTTTGGAGCTACACTTTGCTCTGTGGACCTCGACAGAGACACCAACACGGATCTGGTTCTCATTGGCGCTCCTATGTACTATGACACCGTGGCTGGAGGGAGGGTCTACGTCTTTGAGAGGAAG GGAGAGTCatttctctgcagcaaagaattGCGTGGAGAAACCAACAACCCCTTTGGCCGCTTTGGAGCTAGCATAGCAGAAATAGGTGAAATAACTGGGGACCAGTGGACAGATGTGGCAGTCGGGGCTCCAATGGAGGATGAGAATCGAGGAACTGTGTACATATTTCGGGGAAGCAGGAGATCCATAAACCAAGCATACAGCCAG CGTATCAGAAGTTCCCAGATGGCCAATAATCTTCAGTACTTTGGGCAAGCGATTGGTGCTGGATCAGACCTCACTGGAGATGGACTTCCGGATGTAACAGTGGGAGCGGAAGGACAAGTGCTGCTGCTGAG GTCTCGGCCTGTGCTCCAAGTGGAATCCAGGATCATCTTTGAACCATCTACAATCCCTCTTTCTGCCTTTGAGTGCCAGGACCAGGGGGTCCTGAACAAGGAGATCAGCAAAGCAACTGTTTGTCTCGCTGTCAAGTCGGACCCACGGTTTACATTAG GCAATAGCATTTCCAGCACTATTCGGTACACTTTGGCCTTGGATTTTGGTCGAAGTATGATCCGGGCTATTTTTCAAGGTGGTTCAAGCACCTCCACCATCACTGAAGAGCTGCAAGTGGGCTTGAGAGAAAACTGCAAGGAGTATCGCATAAAGTTGCCG ACCTGCATCGAAGACAGTCTTACTCCTTTAAGCCTCCGGCTGAATTATACCTTGACAGGAAATCTCATTCAGGGTACTAATAACCTGCGAGCCATCCTAGGTGAAGACGAGCCCCATCAGTTTACAGCATAT CTGCCTTTTGAAAAGAACTGTGGCAAAGATGGTGTCTGTAAAGATGAATTAAAAACTTCCTTCAATTTCTCTGG TCTGGACACACTGGTGGTGGGTGTGACGCCTGAGGTCAATGCCACAGTCTTCATCAGAAATGATGGAGAAGACTCCTACAGCACTACTTTGAACTTCTTATACCCTTCTGCATTATCCTACCGCAGGTTCACATTACTGAAG TCTAACAGGGTATTTTTCGTCATTAACTGTCACTCCATCCCCACTGCTGAAGAGGACCCTGTAAGGAACACTACTTGTAACATCAATCACCCCATCTTCCGAAGTGGGGCAGAG GCTATCTTCATTGCCACGTTTTCCATATCTCAGGATGCAGATTTTGGTCTAGAGGTGCAGATCAATGCTACAGCCGGCAG TGAAAACAATGGCCCCATCACACGGGACATGATTCACCAAGAAAAGCTGCCCGTCAAATATGCCGTATATATCTTTGTCAACAC TATTGATAAATCAACAAAGTATGTCAATTTTTCTGTTGGACAGGAAGATAAAAATAAAGCTGTGGAACATATATACGAG GTGAAGAATACATATAAACGAAAAATTAATGTCTCAGTGGAGTTTCAGTTTCCTGTGGAACTGAGTGGGACGTGGGTGTGGAATGCATCCCTAGAGTTTCCCAAGGAG TTGTCCCACCTGGTTAATTGTGTCCCAGGAAAACAGACTGCAGGTTCCAAGGATTTTGTGAAAAAACTATCTGACCGCCCTGTTCTG GACTGTTCTGTGGCGACCTGTAAAACAGTCCATTGTCACATCCCTTTTCTGGAAAATCAGCTACAGTTCAAAATCAAGGGGGACACTGGGTTCAAGTGGCTCTCTCAG ACCCAACAGAAGAAAGTGACCCTGGTGAGCTCGGCACAGATTTTCTACGATGAGAACAAATATACCACAAAGAAAGAATTTGTACAGAGTCAG GCAAACACTGTGGTGGAGCATTTGGTGCCCTACAACTACCTGCCCATCATCATTGGCAGCAGCATTGGGGGACTTGTTCTCCTTGCTCTGATTATTGCTGGTCTCTACAAG cTTGGATTCTTCAAGCGACAGTATAAAGCGATGATGGATGAGGCAGGCGATGCGGGCAATGAGGCAGCTGGACCTTCACAAGACCCTACTCCTGCTGCTACTAAAGGATAA